GAAGATGCGGAGGAACACCGCCAGGGACGCGACCGCGGGCAGGATCAGGTACCAGGGGTTGTCGAAGGCCGCGGGCACGTCCCGGCCGACCACGAGGTCCCGGACGACGCCGCCGCCCGTGCCCACCATGAGGGCCAGCAGCAGGGAGCCGACGATGTCGTAGCCCTTGCGCACGGCGAGCACGGCGCCCGAGATCGCGAAGAAGAACACGCCCACGAGGTCCACGGCGGTGATCGCCGCGGTGATCGCGTCGGCGAGCTCGCCGTGCGCGTCGATCGGCTCGGGCACGTCCCGTTCGAGTTCGGCGGGGTCCTTGGGGGTGGCGGACAGCAGCCACACGGGGAGAGACGGAAGCAGCACCCGCCCATCGTCCCCCGTCAGGCGGTCCCGGGTCAGCCCTGGGCCGAGGCCGGCCCCGTCACAGGGCGGAGCCGGCCTCTCCCGGAGGGACGGGAGCGGCGCCTGGTGGTGCCGCGGGTTAGCGGACGAGCAGTACTCCGGCGCTCCGGGTCAGCGAGCCAGGCCGAAGTGACGCCGGCCGGCGACCAGGGCGCCCGTGCCCGCGGCAGCGACGGCGGCCAGCCACCAGGCCTGGCCGGAGCCGGTCTCCACGGTCTCGGGGACGGTGTGCTCGCCGGCGGGCTCCGAGGGCTCGGAGGCCTCCGGGACGTCCGTCGAATCCGGGGCGGGGGTCGCCGGGGACTCCGGTGCGGGTGCCTCGGACGCGTCGTCCTCGCCCTGGGCCTCGAGGGCCTCCCACACGCGGGCCTCGTCGAACGGGAGACCCGTGCCCTGGACCCCCAGGTGGGGGTCGGCGGCCCGCGGGTCCCCGATCGAGAACGTCACGACGAGCGTCTTCTGCTCGCCGGTGCCGCCGTCAGTGAGGGTGAAGACGGCCTGGTCGGTGCCGGTGAAGCCCTCGTCCGCCACGTAGACGGTGCTGGCGAAGCTGCCGTTCGCCCCGTCGGGGGTCCAGTGCGTGGGATCGCCGATGCGGGGCAGCTCGACGAGGGTGCCGTGCTCCGGCTGCTCGGCCACCGTCATGGTGGAGTCCTCGATGGGGGCGCCGCCGGGGAAGTCGCCGCTGGAGTTGCCCGACAGGTGGACCAGGCGGGAGCCGGGAGCGGCGAGGTGGGTCTGGTGGTCCACCGTCGGGCGTCCGCCGAATTCGTAGGCCTGCGGGCCCCTGGCGTCCAGGAACATGCCGGGGACGTCGTCACCGAGGTCCCGGTCCTCCCCGAACACCAGAGTCGCGGTGGCCTTCCCGTCCACGTAGAGGGTGAAGACGGCGCCGGTGGTGCCCTCCTCGCCGAGGACCCGACGCTGCTCCAGGACGTCCACGTAGCCGGTCTCGAGCTCGGCGTCGTAGGTGAACTCCACGTCCGTCTCCGGGCCCATCTCACCGGGGACGTCATAGGAGATCTCTTCGAGGTCAGTGAAGGACGGGTAGAACGGCGCCACGGTCACGCGGACGTCCTTGACGGCGTGCTGTGTGTAGAAGCGGCCCGTCCGGGGCAAGAGTTCCGTGGAGCCGAAGGTGCCCCCGACGAAGTGCCCGTTCTGCCACCCGTCTGTGGTCTCGGCGGGGGCGGCGAGGGCCGGGGCGGCCGCGGTGGCGGCGAGGCCACCCGCCAGGACGACGGCGGCGAGGGCGGTGGACAGCGGGCGGGTGGTGCGGCGAGCGGACATCAGGTCTCCTCGGGGCGTGCTCTACGGCGCGTCGCGGCCGCCGGGTGGCGGCAACGCCCTCAGCTTGTCCGCGTGGCGCCCGCCACACCAGAGGTGTGCTCAGGTCGTGACCATCCTGTCCTCGGATCGTGACCTGGGCGTCCGAGCCCGCCGGGGGGCCGACGCCCAGGCCGCGTCCGGGCCGCCCCGGGCGGGCCGCCCCGGGGCGGCCGGTCCGGTCAGTCCTGCGCCGGCCCGAACTCCTTGGCCAGCTGGGCCGCCACGCCCGTGTAGCCGGCCGGGGTGAGCTCGAGCAGGCGCGCCTGGGCGCCGTCGGACAGGCCGAGCCCGCGCACGAACTCGCGCATGCGCTCGCCGTCCACGCGGTGCCCGCGGGTGAGCTCCTTGAGGCGCTCGTAGGGGTTGTCCATGCCCTCGACGCCGGCGATCGCCTCGGCGCGCATCACGGTCTGGATCGCCTCGCCGAGCACCTCCCAGTTGGTGTCCAGGTCCCCTGCGAGCACGGCGTCGGCGACCTGCAGCTGGCCCAGGCCCTTGGTGACGTTGGTCAGCGCGAGCACGGAGTGGCCGAGGGCCACGCCGATGTTGCGCTGGCTCGTGGAGTCCGTGAGGTCGCGCTGCCAGCGGGACTCCACGAGGGTGGCGCCGAGGGAGTCGAGCAGGGCGCACGAGAGCTCGAGGTTGGCCTCGGCGTTCTCGAAGCGGATCGGGTTCACCTTGTGCGGCATGGTGGAGGAGCCGGTCGCGCCGGCCACGGGGATCTGCGCGAAGTAGCCGATGGAGATGTAGCTCCACACGTCCACGCAGAAGCCGTGGAGGATCCGGTTGAAGCGCGCGACGTCGGCGTACAGCTCCGCCTGCCAGTCGTGGGACTCGATCTGGGTGGTCAGCGGGTTCCAGGTGAGGCCGAGGTGCTCCACGAAGGACCGGGAGAGGGCCGGCCAGTCCGCGTCGGGCGCGGCGGCGAGGTGGGCGGCGTAGGTGCCGGTGGCGCCGTTGATCTTGCCCAGGTACTCCTGGGCGGCGATGCGCCGGGTCTGACGCGTGAGACGGTGCACGAACACGGACATCTCCTTGCCCAGCGTGGTGGGCGTGGCCGGCTGGCCGTGCGTGCGGGAGAGCATGGGGGTCTCGGCGGCCTCGGCGGCCATCGCGGAGACGGTGGCCACGGCGGCGCGGGCGGCCGGCAGCCAGACCTGCTCGACGGCGTCGCGCACACCCACCGCGTAGGCGAGGTTGTTGATGTCCTCGGAGGTGCACGCGAAGTGCACGAGCGGCTTCAGCCGGCCCAGGCCCAGCCCCTCGAGGCGGTCGGCGATGAAGTACTCGACGGCCTTCACGTCGTGCACCGTGACCTTCTCGGTGGCCGCCAGCTCGGCGACGGAGTCGGCGTCGAAATCCGTGACGATGGCCCGAAGGCCGGCCTTCTGCTCGTCCGTGAGGGGCGTCAGGCCCGGCAGCACGGCGTGCTCGGCGAGATGGATGAACCACTCC
The sequence above is a segment of the Micrococcus endophyticus genome. Coding sequences within it:
- the purB gene encoding adenylosuccinate lyase, which gives rise to MTTQPAGPSPASTDHRRSLADSGAALGPLDGRYRAAVAPLVEHLSEAALNRNRIHVEVEWFIHLAEHAVLPGLTPLTDEQKAGLRAIVTDFDADSVAELAATEKVTVHDVKAVEYFIADRLEGLGLGRLKPLVHFACTSEDINNLAYAVGVRDAVEQVWLPAARAAVATVSAMAAEAAETPMLSRTHGQPATPTTLGKEMSVFVHRLTRQTRRIAAQEYLGKINGATGTYAAHLAAAPDADWPALSRSFVEHLGLTWNPLTTQIESHDWQAELYADVARFNRILHGFCVDVWSYISIGYFAQIPVAGATGSSTMPHKVNPIRFENAEANLELSCALLDSLGATLVESRWQRDLTDSTSQRNIGVALGHSVLALTNVTKGLGQLQVADAVLAGDLDTNWEVLGEAIQTVMRAEAIAGVEGMDNPYERLKELTRGHRVDGERMREFVRGLGLSDGAQARLLELTPAGYTGVAAQLAKEFGPAQD